The Halocalculus aciditolerans nucleotide sequence CGGGAGTTCCGGACCGGTCCGCATCGGCCACACATTTTATCAGTACTAAGGACATTGGAAAAAATATGCTTGGAGCCGACCCCCTCGACAAACTCGTCATCCCGGACGGGACGACGATGGAAGAACACCGCCTCGTGACTGACCGGGACGTCCTCGTCGGCGGCCAGTCCCGAGTCGAGTTCGGAATCCGCGGGAACAACATCCTCGCCGGCGAGCGCGTGGAGTTCGGCGGCGAAGTCGAAGCGGAAGGCGACGCCCGCCTCGACATGTGGACGACGGTCGACGGGAACGTCGTCGTCGGTCGGAACGCCTACCTCGGCGAGCGCGTCCTCGTCGACGGCCGCCTCGTCGTCGGCGGCGACCTCGACATCGGCGACGACGTCGACATCGACGAAGGCTTCGAAGCGAACGGCTGGATCGTCATCCGCAACCCCATGCCGACGGTCGTGTTCTTCATGGCCTACCTCGCCCACCTCCTCAAGATCGGCGCGGACGACGAAGCGAAAGAGCTCATCGAGGACCTCGCCGGCGACGAGGCCGACCACCCGATGCGCGTCCCGCGCAACGCCCACATCTCCGACGACGCCTGGCGCGTCTCCACCCCCGCCGTCATCGGCGACGAATGCCGGCTCCACGGCAACCTCCGCGCCCGCAACATCGAGGTCGGCGAGGACGGGAACATCTTCGGCAGCCTCCGCTCCCAGCAGGACATCCACATCGGCGCGGACACCAAAGTCCACGGCGACGTCACCACCCGCGGCGGCGACGTCACCATCGAAGAGGACGCCACCATCCTCGGAAACGTCGTCGGCGCGGACGTCGAAGTCCAGGAGGGCGGCCGCGTCCAGGGCCGCATCCGCGCGAACGGCGAAACCAACCTCTCCGCGTCCGCCCGCAGCGAAGCAGACTAACCCCTCGACGCACCACCCCGCTCGGCACGTCCGGCCGCGGCTCCCCCGGACGAACCACGCCCGCTCTCGCCGAACCCCACACTCGACCAGCCACCGGCACGCGAGCAGCCATCCCTCCTCGTCTGTCGAACCGGCTCGCATGCGTGTCTCTCCCCGTCTGCCGAACCGCCGAGTACCGAAACCACCTTTCCGGCGACGGCCCGAGAGGCGGATATGCTCTCTGTTGCGCTCGCGGGGAAACCGAACGCGGGCAAATCCACGTTCTACACCGCGGCCACCCAATCCGAAGTCGACGTCGCGAACTACCCCTTCACCACGATCGACGCGAACCGCGGCGTCACGCACGTCCGCACGGAGTGTCCGTGTCTCGCGCGCGAGGAGCGCTGCGGGCACGAGAACTGCCACGACGGGAAACGCTACGTCCCAGTGGAGCTCCTCGACGTCGCCGGTCTGGTGCCGGGCGCACACGAGGGGAAAGGCCTCGGGAATCAGTTCCTCGACGAGCTGACGAACGCGGACGTCATCCTCAACGTAGTGGACGCGTCGGGCGCGACGAACGAGAAGGGCGAGCCCGTGGAACCGGGGAGTCACGACCCCCTCGACGACGTCGACTTCATCGAAGAGGAGATGGACCTCTGGCTCGCGAGCATCATCAACCGGAACTGGGAGGGCGTCGAGCGCCAGTCGCGCAGCCCGGGCTTCGACATCGACGAGGCGCTCGCCGACCTCCTCACGGGCTTCGGCGCGACGGAGAACGACGTCGCCGTCTGCCTCCGCGGCATGGAGTACCCGGAGAACCCGCGGGCGTGGACTGACGAGCACCGCGAGACGCTCGCGCGCGCCATCCGCTCCCGGACGAAACCCATCGTCGTCGTCGCGAACAAGGTCGACGAGGCGTCCGAGGAGAACGTCACGCGCCTCCTCGAACTCGACAAACCCGTCGTCCCCGCGACCGCACAGGGCGAACTCGCGCTCCGCCGCGGCGCGGACGCCGGCGTCCTCGACTACGACCCCGGCGACGACTCCTTCGACGTGCTCGACGACCTCCCCGAGGACCGCGCCGCCGTCCTCGACGACCTCGCCGCGACGATGGACCGCTGGGGCGGCACCGGCATCCAGGCCGCCCTCGACGAAGCCGTCTACGGCCTCCTCGACCGGATCACCGCCTACCCCGTGCAGGACGCCTCGAAGTGGACGGACGGCACCGGAACCGTCCTCCCCGACGCCTTCCTCCTCCGCCGCGGCTCGACCCCCGTCGACCTCGCGTATGCTGTTCACTCCGACATCGGCGACGGCTACCTCCACGCCATCAACGCCCGCACAGGCCGGGATATCGGCGAAGACTACGAACTCGAAGACGGCGACGTCGTGAAAATCGTGAGCACCGCGAACTAACGACGCACGGTTCGCGCTGGCTCGCGGGTCGCTCTGCTCGCCGTTCGCCTTTTCCGCGGTTCTCGCTCGGCCGCTTCGCGCTGGCTCGCGTGTCGCTCCCTATCGGTCGCTCCCGCTCGCCTTGACGCGGTTCTCGCGCGAGTGCGACCGAGTGCGAGCAGGGAGGAACTCGTTCCGACCGTGCTCGCTCGGCCGCTTCGCGGCCTCGCTCCGAACCGCGTTCACTCCGAACTGCGTTACTCCTCGGAGTAGTCGGTTTCTTCGACGTGGCCGCGGAGCCAGTAGACGGCGTCGGCGACGTCGTTCGCGTCGGTTCCTCGCACTGTGATGCGGTTCGGGCGGTCGCCGGTCCCGGCGTAACTTCCCACCGTCACGTCGAAGCGTTCCTCGGCGTCGCTGGGGATGCTGCCGAGGTCGCCTTCGGGGGTGTCGGTCCAGATGGTTTCGGAGACGACGTCGCCTTCGAAGTCGTCGGCGACGCGTTCGAAGACGGCCCGCATCTCCGCGGGGACGCCGGGTGTGACGTAGACGGTTCCGGACGGCGGGCTGCCGGGGTCGCCGCCGACGACGTAGCCCGGAGAGAGCCCCTCGTCGTTCTCGACGACGCGCGCGCCCTCGGGGACGACTGCCCACGCGTCCGGGTCGATGTCGACGGCGTCGCGGCCGCGTTTCTCTCTGTACCGCCGCATGCGTTCTGCGATGCGGTCGCGGACGTCGGGGTCGACGGTGCGCTCGCGGCCGAGCGCGGCGGCGACGGCCTGCGTGGTGACGTCGTCGTGCGTGCCGCCGAGCCCGCCGGTGACGATGACGGCGTCGAACTCCTCGCGCCAGTCGCGGACGTAGGCCTCGATGACGTCCGGCTCGTCCGGGACGGCGAGGATGCGCGTGACGGTCGCGCCGCGCGCCGTGAGTTCGCGCGCGAGCCAGCTCGCGTTCGTGTTCTCCGTCGCTCCCGTCAGGAGTTCGTCGCCGACGGTGAGCAGCGCGATGTCCATACCGGAGCGAGTCGCGCCGGCCGTGTAAGCGTTCCCGATTCGACTACTCTCGCCGCCGGTAGACGCCGAGGGCGTGACTCGCCGCCATGCTCGGCAGGGTGAACGCGGGGAAGAAGAGGAAGCCGTAGAGGAAGAGTCCGAAGAGCGCGGGAACCCCGCCGGTGAGCGGCGTCGGCGGGTTCGCGCTGCCGATGCTCGTCGCGAGGACGACGCGGCCGTAGACGAGGAAGTACGCGAGGCCGACGAGCGGCCCGGTGACGAACCCGGCGGCCGCGCCGTCCAGCCACTCCCGGCCGGTGTTCCGAGAGAAGACGCCGGTGACGACGCCGGGGACGAAGACGACGGCGAGCGCGACCGGGATGGGGAGAGGGAGGGCGGTGACGGTGACGACGGCGACGACGCCCGCGAGCGCGGCGGCGACGATAGCGCGACGGTC carries:
- a CDS encoding polymer-forming cytoskeletal protein, producing MLGADPLDKLVIPDGTTMEEHRLVTDRDVLVGGQSRVEFGIRGNNILAGERVEFGGEVEAEGDARLDMWTTVDGNVVVGRNAYLGERVLVDGRLVVGGDLDIGDDVDIDEGFEANGWIVIRNPMPTVVFFMAYLAHLLKIGADDEAKELIEDLAGDEADHPMRVPRNAHISDDAWRVSTPAVIGDECRLHGNLRARNIEVGEDGNIFGSLRSQQDIHIGADTKVHGDVTTRGGDVTIEEDATILGNVVGADVEVQEGGRVQGRIRANGETNLSASARSEAD
- a CDS encoding redox-regulated ATPase YchF, giving the protein MLSVALAGKPNAGKSTFYTAATQSEVDVANYPFTTIDANRGVTHVRTECPCLAREERCGHENCHDGKRYVPVELLDVAGLVPGAHEGKGLGNQFLDELTNADVILNVVDASGATNEKGEPVEPGSHDPLDDVDFIEEEMDLWLASIINRNWEGVERQSRSPGFDIDEALADLLTGFGATENDVAVCLRGMEYPENPRAWTDEHRETLARAIRSRTKPIVVVANKVDEASEENVTRLLELDKPVVPATAQGELALRRGADAGVLDYDPGDDSFDVLDDLPEDRAAVLDDLAATMDRWGGTGIQAALDEAVYGLLDRITAYPVQDASKWTDGTGTVLPDAFLLRRGSTPVDLAYAVHSDIGDGYLHAINARTGRDIGEDYELEDGDVVKIVSTAN
- a CDS encoding competence/damage-inducible protein A, with the protein product MDIALLTVGDELLTGATENTNASWLARELTARGATVTRILAVPDEPDVIEAYVRDWREEFDAVIVTGGLGGTHDDVTTQAVAAALGRERTVDPDVRDRIAERMRRYREKRGRDAVDIDPDAWAVVPEGARVVENDEGLSPGYVVGGDPGSPPSGTVYVTPGVPAEMRAVFERVADDFEGDVVSETIWTDTPEGDLGSIPSDAEERFDVTVGSYAGTGDRPNRITVRGTDANDVADAVYWLRGHVEETDYSEE